Proteins from a single region of Actinomycetota bacterium:
- a CDS encoding type I restriction-modification system subunit M N-terminal domain-containing protein yields the protein MVPNTKEAQRAELHKTIWRIANDLRGSVDGWDFKSYVLGILFYRFISEELVNPCPSACHLHLVRYQ from the coding sequence ATGGTCCCAAACACCAAAGAAGCGCAGCGAGCCGAGCTCCACAAGACGATCTGGCGTATCGCGAACGACCTTCGCGGCTCCGTGGATGGCTGGGACTTCAAGAGTTACGTGCTCGGCATCCTCTTCTATCGCTTCATCTCCGAAGAATTGGTGAACCCCTGCCCGAGCGCATGTCACCTCCATTTAGTAAGATATCAGTAA
- a CDS encoding type I restriction-modification system subunit M, with the protein MVPNTKEAQRAELHKTIWRIANDLRGSVDGWDFKSYVLGILFYRFISENLTAYLNAHERAAGRPDFDYTKISDADAEFGRSEAVAEKGFYILPSELFANVRARAAADENLNETLERVFRNIEGSAVGADSEDDIKGLFDDLDVNSAKLGPTVAKRNAKLVKLLDAIGDLPLSNGGVFSNNSIDLFGDAYEYLMQMYASSAGKSGGEYYTPQEVSELLARITVVGRTKVNKVYDPACGSGSLLLKFAKVLGKDNVQTGFFGQEINLTTHNLARINMFLHDVNYNEFNLVHGDTLTDPAHWDDEPFEAIVSNPPYSIKWDGDANPLLINDPRFAPAGVLAPKSKADLAFTMHILSWLAVDGTAAIVEFPGVLYRGGAERKIRKYFIENNYVDTVIQLPPDLFFGTTIATCVIVLRKSKTDNATLFIDASAEFVRGGNKNKLTEENRRKVLDAFIARKDAEHFARLVPNAEIAGNEYNIAVSSYVEQEDTREEVDIVALNAEIARIVARQSELRTQIDAIVADLEGAR; encoded by the coding sequence ATGGTCCCAAACACCAAAGAAGCGCAGCGAGCCGAGCTCCACAAGACGATCTGGCGTATCGCGAACGACCTTCGCGGCTCCGTGGATGGCTGGGACTTCAAGAGCTACGTGCTCGGCATCCTCTTCTATCGCTTCATCTCCGAGAACCTCACCGCCTACCTGAACGCGCACGAGCGCGCGGCGGGACGCCCTGACTTCGACTACACGAAGATCTCCGACGCCGATGCTGAGTTCGGTCGCAGCGAGGCCGTAGCCGAGAAGGGCTTCTACATTCTGCCGAGCGAGCTTTTCGCCAACGTCCGTGCGCGGGCCGCTGCCGACGAGAACCTCAACGAGACGCTCGAGCGCGTATTCCGCAATATCGAGGGCTCGGCGGTGGGCGCAGATAGCGAGGACGACATCAAAGGCCTCTTCGACGACCTCGACGTGAACAGCGCCAAGCTGGGGCCCACAGTGGCCAAGCGCAACGCCAAGCTGGTGAAACTGCTCGACGCCATCGGCGACTTGCCGCTTTCCAACGGCGGCGTATTTTCGAACAACAGCATCGACCTGTTCGGCGATGCGTACGAGTACCTCATGCAGATGTACGCATCGAGTGCGGGCAAGTCTGGTGGCGAGTACTACACACCGCAGGAAGTGAGCGAGCTGCTCGCGCGTATCACCGTGGTGGGCAGAACCAAGGTGAACAAAGTCTATGACCCGGCGTGCGGGTCGGGGTCGCTGCTACTCAAGTTCGCGAAGGTCTTGGGCAAGGATAACGTGCAAACTGGCTTCTTTGGCCAGGAGATCAACCTGACCACCCACAACCTTGCGCGCATCAACATGTTCTTGCACGACGTGAATTATAATGAGTTCAACCTCGTGCACGGGGATACGCTTACCGACCCGGCGCACTGGGACGACGAGCCATTCGAGGCGATCGTCTCCAATCCGCCGTACTCCATCAAGTGGGACGGCGACGCCAACCCGCTGCTCATCAACGACCCGCGCTTTGCGCCCGCCGGTGTGCTCGCGCCCAAGTCCAAGGCCGACCTCGCCTTCACCATGCACATCCTGAGCTGGCTTGCAGTCGACGGCACCGCGGCAATCGTTGAGTTCCCGGGCGTGCTCTATCGCGGCGGCGCGGAGCGCAAGATCCGCAAGTACTTCATCGAAAACAACTACGTCGACACGGTGATCCAACTCCCGCCGGACCTGTTCTTCGGCACCACGATCGCCACCTGCGTCATCGTGCTCAGGAAGTCCAAGACCGACAACGCGACGCTCTTCATCGATGCGTCTGCCGAGTTCGTCCGCGGCGGCAACAAGAACAAGCTTACCGAGGAGAACCGGCGAAAGGTCCTCGATGCGTTCATCGCGCGCAAGGACGCCGAGCACTTCGCCCGGCTCGTTCCCAACGCCGAGATCGCCGGGAACGAGTACAACATCGCGGTGTCGTCGTACGTCGAGCAGGAGGACACGCGCGAGGAGGTCGACATCGTCGCGCTCAACGCCGAGATAGCCCGCATCGTGGCGCGGCAGAGCGAGCTGCGGACGCAGATCGACGCGATCGTGGCGGATTTGGAGGGGGCGCGGTGA
- a CDS encoding virulence protein RhuM/Fic/DOC family protein — MSEQDIVIYTAQGVEISLPLDTEHETVWASQAQIQELFGVDQSGVSRHIRNVFKSAEVNHESNMQKVHISSSDRPVTLYSLDVILAVGYRANSARAIEFRRWATGVLRQYLIDGAALNERRLREIGQVVQVLSRSTDALVAGVADVLAEYLPGLQLLRDYDEGRLDSASGATPGWELTIDEARAVIARLSEKFPADTLFGKERAGALDGIVGAIYQSFDGQDLYRTVEEKAANLLYLVVKDHPLVDGNKRSAAALFVTFLACNGILYGSDGQPRISNNALAALTLMVAMSDPREKDLLVALLVRMISGEAS; from the coding sequence GTGAGCGAGCAGGACATTGTCATCTACACCGCTCAGGGCGTGGAGATCTCTCTGCCGCTCGACACCGAGCACGAGACCGTATGGGCGTCCCAAGCGCAAATTCAGGAGCTCTTCGGCGTTGATCAGTCTGGCGTGTCGCGTCACATCCGCAACGTTTTCAAGTCTGCGGAAGTCAACCACGAAAGCAATATGCAAAAAGTGCATATTAGCAGCTCAGACCGCCCGGTGACGCTCTACAGCCTCGATGTGATTCTGGCCGTTGGCTACCGTGCGAACTCTGCCCGTGCGATAGAGTTCCGGCGCTGGGCAACTGGCGTTCTGCGGCAGTACTTGATTGACGGTGCCGCGCTCAACGAACGTCGTCTGCGCGAGATCGGACAGGTTGTCCAAGTTCTCAGCCGGTCCACGGACGCGCTGGTCGCTGGTGTAGCCGACGTCCTAGCCGAATACCTCCCGGGCCTACAGCTCCTTCGAGACTACGACGAGGGACGGCTTGACTCGGCGTCGGGGGCGACCCCGGGCTGGGAGCTCACAATCGACGAGGCACGGGCTGTGATTGCCCGGCTGTCCGAGAAGTTCCCCGCCGATACGCTGTTCGGCAAGGAGCGTGCTGGCGCCCTCGATGGCATCGTCGGTGCCATCTACCAGAGCTTCGACGGACAGGATCTCTACCGAACCGTCGAGGAAAAGGCCGCAAACCTGCTCTACCTCGTCGTGAAAGACCATCCACTGGTCGACGGAAACAAGCGCAGTGCTGCCGCGCTCTTTGTCACGTTCCTCGCCTGCAACGGCATTCTGTACGGGTCCGACGGGCAGCCACGTATCTCGAACAATGCCCTTGCTGCGCTCACGCTGATGGTCGCCATGAGTGATCCCCGGGAGAAGGATTTGCTGGTCGCGCTCCTTGTCCGCATGATCTCGGGGGAGGCGTCGTGA